A genomic segment from Prochlorothrix hollandica PCC 9006 = CALU 1027 encodes:
- a CDS encoding HEAT repeat domain-containing protein yields the protein MTPSPPAITAESPSPTSLQPLIQQLQGGDFHEKWNTMKALVQLGDVAIDPLLACLADLDLDPLDLDPLDLGPLDLDPENDEEDSDETLWELPWFIAQTLGQIRHPRALTALVHLVHHHPSREVAQVAATALAHLGEAALPALRALIQEPATRLHGVQALAHMRDPGVVDLLLEAVTAEESSVRALAIEALGGFLDPRIAPAFAQALQDPMPQVRQGAIVGVGLRSSALDSTWLIQQLSPLLWDLNLAVACQAATALGRLGLDAGVAPLLSLLDLPVALPLQRAAIQALNTLATTSALQGLETYLWVCLDRPEAMPQALAQEILGSLGTWAKSPQRGAAIALLLRFLQNTTGNPDHSTLKQLAAHSLGQLGHDSTLPALILLLGDPHGGVRLHAIAALKQINGDRALAQLHHHQQHPQAPWDSPPIQAGIALALAEWHP from the coding sequence ATGACCCCTTCCCCCCCTGCCATCACCGCCGAAAGTCCCAGCCCTACCAGCCTTCAACCCTTAATCCAGCAACTTCAAGGGGGTGACTTCCACGAAAAATGGAACACCATGAAAGCCTTGGTGCAACTGGGGGACGTGGCGATCGATCCCCTCTTAGCCTGCTTAGCAGACTTAGACCTAGACCCGTTAGACCTAGACCCATTAGACCTAGGCCCATTAGACCTAGACCCAGAGAATGACGAGGAAGACAGCGACGAAACCCTTTGGGAACTGCCCTGGTTCATTGCCCAAACCCTAGGCCAAATTCGCCACCCCCGCGCCCTCACCGCCTTAGTCCACCTGGTACATCATCACCCCAGTCGGGAGGTTGCCCAGGTAGCCGCCACCGCCCTCGCCCACCTGGGGGAAGCCGCCCTGCCCGCCCTCCGCGCCCTGATCCAAGAACCGGCCACCCGGCTCCATGGAGTCCAAGCCCTGGCCCACATGCGGGATCCTGGGGTGGTGGATCTGCTCCTGGAAGCCGTCACCGCTGAAGAGTCCAGCGTTCGCGCCCTAGCCATCGAAGCCCTAGGGGGATTCCTCGATCCCCGCATTGCCCCCGCCTTTGCCCAAGCCCTCCAAGACCCCATGCCCCAGGTGCGCCAAGGGGCCATTGTGGGGGTGGGGCTGCGATCCAGCGCCCTAGACTCCACCTGGTTAATCCAACAACTCAGCCCCCTGCTCTGGGACTTGAATCTGGCGGTGGCCTGCCAAGCCGCCACGGCCCTGGGTCGCCTGGGCCTAGACGCTGGGGTTGCCCCCCTCCTCTCCCTGTTGGATCTGCCCGTAGCCCTGCCGCTCCAGCGGGCCGCCATCCAAGCCCTCAACACCCTGGCCACGACCTCCGCTCTCCAAGGCTTAGAGACCTATCTCTGGGTTTGCCTCGATCGCCCAGAAGCCATGCCCCAAGCCCTAGCCCAGGAAATCCTCGGCAGTCTGGGAACCTGGGCCAAGTCCCCCCAACGGGGAGCCGCGATCGCCCTATTGCTGCGGTTTTTGCAAAACACCACCGGGAACCCAGACCACAGCACCCTCAAACAGCTTGCGGCCCACAGCCTCGGCCAATTGGGTCACGACAGCACCCTCCCCGCCCTGATCCTGCTCCTGGGGGATCCCCATGGGGGGGTTCGCCTCCACGCCATTGCGGCCCTGAAGCAGATCAACGGCGATCGCGCCCTGGCCCAACTCCACCACCACCAGCAACATCCCCAGGCTCCCTGGGACAGCCCCCCGATCCAAGCAGGCATTGCCCTAGCCCTGGCGGAGTGGCACCCCTAA
- a CDS encoding photosystem II protein Y, whose translation MDLRVLIVLLPLGVAAGWAVFNVFQGAKEQLDRMLNN comes from the coding sequence ATGGATTTACGTGTACTGATTGTGCTGTTACCCTTGGGTGTCGCGGCTGGCTGGGCCGTGTTTAACGTGTTTCAAGGAGCCAAAGAACAACTGGATCGGATGCTCAATAACTAG
- a CDS encoding YggT family protein has translation MSATYLLVNTLSTTVSFYTLLIFVRILLSWFPNVDWYNQPFATLGQLTDPYLNLFRSLIPPLGGLDLSPILGIFLLQFVSEGLQKASMSLMY, from the coding sequence ATGAGCGCTACTTACCTTCTGGTGAATACCCTTTCAACCACCGTTAGTTTTTATACTCTGTTGATTTTTGTTCGCATTTTGCTGTCTTGGTTTCCTAACGTGGATTGGTATAATCAGCCCTTTGCCACCTTGGGCCAACTGACGGATCCCTACCTCAATCTTTTTCGCTCCCTGATTCCCCCCTTAGGTGGGTTGGATCTCTCGCCGATTTTAGGGATCTTCCTGTTGCAATTTGTGTCGGAAGGTCTCCAGAAGGCCAGCATGAGCTTGATGTACTAA
- a CDS encoding Fur family transcriptional regulator has product MAFHTATSLKNELHERGWRLTPQRETILQIFQNLPNGNHLSADDLHQVLQDQGERISLSTIYRTLKLMARMGILRELELAEGHKHYEMNQPYPHHHHHLICVRCNRTIEFKSDTVLRTGAKTAKKEGFHLLDCQLTIHALCPACKDFLPV; this is encoded by the coding sequence ATGGCTTTTCACACCGCAACATCGCTCAAAAATGAACTCCATGAACGGGGATGGCGACTGACACCACAGCGTGAAACCATCTTGCAAATTTTCCAAAACCTGCCCAACGGCAATCACCTCAGCGCCGATGATTTGCACCAGGTTTTGCAGGATCAGGGGGAACGCATTAGCCTCTCCACCATTTACCGCACCCTTAAACTCATGGCCCGCATGGGTATTCTGCGGGAACTGGAACTGGCGGAGGGCCATAAGCACTATGAAATGAACCAGCCCTATCCCCACCACCACCACCATTTGATTTGTGTGCGTTGTAACCGGACGATCGAGTTTAAAAGCGATACGGTGTTACGCACCGGGGCTAAGACGGCCAAAAAGGAGGGGTTCCATTTATTGGACTGTCAACTGACGATCCATGCCCTCTGTCCCGCATGTAAAGATTTTCTACCGGTTTAA
- the lspA gene encoding signal peptidase II yields the protein MPSQHLFFWLAAIFGLLADRLTKDWVMASFQLRESRPLWEGVFHFTYVENPGAAFSIFREGGEWLRWLSLAVSLGLALWAWFGPSMTRWEQWGYGFIFSGALGNGIDRFAAGRVVDFLDFRLINFPVFNMADVFINVGIICLLMAGLWPPPRRSRSPEPEDLTEPHDSQ from the coding sequence ATGCCCTCCCAACATCTGTTTTTCTGGTTAGCTGCCATTTTCGGGTTGCTGGCCGATCGCCTCACCAAGGACTGGGTGATGGCTAGTTTCCAATTGCGGGAGTCTCGGCCCCTGTGGGAGGGGGTGTTTCACTTCACCTATGTGGAAAACCCAGGGGCTGCTTTTAGTATTTTCCGGGAAGGGGGGGAATGGCTGCGGTGGCTATCCCTGGCGGTGAGCTTGGGGTTGGCCCTGTGGGCTTGGTTTGGTCCCTCCATGACGCGGTGGGAGCAGTGGGGCTATGGCTTTATTTTCAGCGGAGCCTTGGGTAACGGCATCGATCGCTTTGCAGCGGGACGAGTGGTGGACTTTTTGGACTTCCGGCTGATTAACTTTCCGGTGTTTAACATGGCCGATGTCTTTATTAACGTGGGCATTATCTGTCTGCTGATGGCGGGGTTGTGGCCTCCGCCTCGGCGATCGCGATCCCCGGAACCTGAGGATCTGACGGAGCCTCATGATTCGCAATAG
- a CDS encoding biotin transporter BioY — protein sequence MSPTELLWALVGLLLTIGGTLVEASIASPAWVWSQQGIQVYSLHTSFQVGAVLLVSCLGGKNAGVLSQIAYILLGLAWLPVFTSGGGWGYFREPGFGYLLGFVPGAWLCGTLAFRSAPRLETLGLSCLGGLGVIHGVGLVYLGANYALGWLSVETMPVVQAVLDYTLSPLPAQLAIVCAVSLFAYGLRHLLFY from the coding sequence GTGAGTCCAACAGAGTTACTGTGGGCATTGGTGGGGTTGTTGTTGACCATTGGGGGGACGTTGGTGGAGGCTTCCATCGCTAGTCCTGCTTGGGTTTGGAGTCAACAGGGCATTCAGGTTTATTCTCTCCATACTTCATTTCAGGTGGGGGCAGTGCTGTTGGTAAGCTGCCTGGGAGGGAAAAATGCAGGAGTGCTCTCCCAAATTGCCTATATTCTCCTGGGATTGGCCTGGTTGCCCGTGTTTACCAGCGGTGGGGGTTGGGGTTATTTTCGGGAACCTGGGTTTGGCTATTTGTTGGGGTTTGTGCCCGGTGCTTGGTTATGTGGCACCTTGGCGTTTCGATCGGCCCCCCGCCTGGAAACCCTGGGGCTGAGTTGCTTGGGGGGGTTGGGGGTGATCCATGGGGTGGGGTTAGTCTATCTGGGGGCAAATTACGCCTTAGGATGGTTGAGCGTGGAGACGATGCCCGTGGTGCAAGCGGTGCTGGATTATACCTTGTCGCCTCTGCCGGCCCAGTTGGCGATCGTCTGTGCCGTCAGTCTGTTCGCCTATGGTTTGCGCCACTTGCTATTTTATTAA
- the murC gene encoding UDP-N-acetylmuramate--L-alanine ligase: protein MVSSVDFSGRPFHFIGVGGIGMSALAQILAERQLPVSGSDIRLNHITQRLETLGVHIFSQQAAVNLSFFESFNPSAPGILPDDSAPPVPTPEAPSPPLPPPAQVVCSTAINPTNAEYQAALDLGCPIFHRSDILAALIRDYKSIAVSGTHGKTTTSALIGYLLTQGNLDPTVVIGGEVNALGGNARLGSGTYLVAEADESDGSLIKFSPYLGVITNIELDHPDHYNSLQEVIDTFTTFSNHCTLTLACLDCATLRQHFQPDLSYSLDPATGATYTVTDIRYQGDGCQAQVWERGICLGELTIGLLGSHNLSNALAAVAVGRQVGLSFETITAALATFEGAKRRFEYRGSCNGIALVDDYAHHPSEIQMTLAAARLQVQTQTSNLPIQPQRIIAVFQPHRYSRTEALLSEFAKAFGDADVVLISDVYSAGEAKTSKADGAAVATAIGHHHSQVNYCPALDQVVHWLSQNLYSGDLVLFLGAGNLNQIIPTVLEQLQQS, encoded by the coding sequence ATGGTCAGTTCTGTCGATTTCAGCGGCAGGCCGTTCCATTTCATTGGAGTCGGTGGCATTGGAATGTCTGCCCTAGCGCAGATCTTGGCCGAACGGCAATTACCAGTATCGGGTTCAGACATCCGACTTAACCACATTACCCAGCGGCTAGAAACCCTAGGGGTTCATATTTTTAGTCAACAAGCTGCGGTCAATCTCAGTTTTTTCGAGAGTTTCAATCCCTCAGCCCCAGGGATCCTCCCCGATGACAGTGCCCCCCCAGTCCCCACTCCAGAGGCACCGTCCCCACCCCTGCCCCCCCCGGCCCAGGTGGTTTGTTCCACAGCCATTAATCCCACCAATGCCGAATACCAAGCTGCCCTAGACCTGGGCTGCCCCATCTTTCACCGCTCCGATATCCTCGCCGCCCTCATTCGAGACTATAAAAGCATTGCCGTCTCCGGCACCCACGGCAAAACCACCACCAGCGCCCTCATTGGTTATCTGCTGACCCAAGGAAACCTAGATCCCACGGTGGTGATTGGGGGAGAAGTCAATGCCCTGGGGGGTAATGCTCGCCTGGGTTCAGGAACCTACCTCGTCGCCGAGGCCGATGAGTCGGACGGGTCCTTAATTAAGTTTTCCCCCTATCTGGGAGTTATCACCAATATTGAGCTAGATCATCCCGATCACTATAACAGTCTCCAGGAAGTGATTGACACCTTCACCACGTTCAGTAATCACTGCACCCTCACCCTGGCTTGCCTGGATTGCGCCACCCTTCGCCAACACTTCCAACCCGACCTGAGCTATAGCCTGGATCCTGCCACGGGAGCCACCTACACAGTCACAGACATCCGCTACCAGGGGGATGGCTGTCAGGCCCAAGTCTGGGAGCGAGGCATCTGCCTGGGGGAACTGACCATTGGTCTCTTGGGGTCCCATAACCTCAGTAATGCCTTGGCTGCAGTGGCTGTGGGGCGACAGGTGGGGCTGTCCTTTGAGACGATCACCGCCGCCCTCGCCACCTTTGAAGGGGCCAAACGCCGCTTTGAATACCGGGGTAGCTGCAACGGGATTGCCCTCGTGGACGACTACGCCCACCATCCCAGTGAGATCCAGATGACCCTGGCCGCTGCTCGCCTCCAGGTGCAAACCCAAACATCGAACTTACCCATTCAACCCCAACGTATTATTGCGGTCTTCCAACCCCACCGCTATAGCCGCACCGAAGCCCTCTTATCCGAGTTTGCCAAAGCCTTTGGCGATGCTGATGTGGTGCTGATCTCCGATGTCTACAGTGCTGGGGAAGCCAAAACCAGTAAAGCCGATGGGGCAGCCGTGGCCACCGCCATTGGTCACCACCATTCCCAAGTGAACTACTGCCCTGCCTTGGATCAGGTAGTACACTGGCTCAGCCAAAATCTGTATTCTGGCGATCTGGTTCTCTTCCTGGGGGCTGGTAACCTGAACCAAATTATCCCCACCGTCCTAGAGCAACTACAGCAGTCCTGA
- the murB gene encoding UDP-N-acetylmuramate dehydrogenase — protein MLQNCLQEQAPIQLPQTTCAIRPQVSLAPLTTLRVGGIAQWYSAPRDPLEMRICLDWAKREGFPITLLGAGSNLLISDQGLPGLVLSSRYLRGSVFDEETGQVTASAGEPLPRLAWAAARRGWEGLEWAAGIPGTVGGAVVMNAGAQGHCTADILVQAQVVDRHRTLNLTPQHLNYRYRTSCLQGDGRLVTQATFQLRPGADPQTVMANTSRNLDYRKSTQPYHLPSCGSVFRNPDPAKAAGWLIENTGLKGYQIGSAQVAHRHANFIINQGGATATDVFQLLHHVQTQVWQKWSLRLEPEVRILGNFPTLLPTF, from the coding sequence ATGTTGCAGAACTGTCTTCAGGAACAAGCCCCTATCCAACTGCCCCAAACCACCTGCGCCATCCGTCCCCAGGTTTCCCTCGCTCCCCTCACCACCCTGCGGGTTGGGGGCATTGCCCAATGGTATTCCGCTCCCCGTGACCCGTTAGAAATGCGCATCTGCTTGGACTGGGCTAAACGGGAAGGATTTCCCATTACCCTCTTGGGGGCCGGATCAAACCTGCTCATCAGTGACCAAGGGTTGCCAGGGTTAGTGCTCTCCAGCCGCTACCTGCGGGGGAGTGTTTTTGATGAGGAAACGGGACAAGTGACCGCCTCCGCAGGGGAGCCGTTGCCCCGCTTGGCCTGGGCCGCTGCCCGCCGGGGCTGGGAAGGGCTGGAGTGGGCCGCAGGGATTCCGGGAACGGTGGGGGGGGCTGTGGTCATGAATGCCGGTGCCCAGGGCCACTGCACTGCCGATATACTGGTTCAGGCTCAAGTGGTCGATCGCCACCGCACCCTGAACCTCACCCCTCAACACCTCAACTATCGCTACCGCACCTCTTGCCTCCAGGGGGATGGCCGTCTGGTCACCCAAGCCACTTTCCAGTTACGCCCTGGGGCTGATCCCCAAACGGTCATGGCCAACACCTCCCGTAACCTGGACTATCGCAAAAGCACCCAACCCTACCATCTCCCCAGTTGTGGCAGTGTCTTCCGCAACCCGGATCCCGCCAAGGCAGCGGGGTGGCTCATCGAAAATACGGGACTCAAGGGCTATCAAATTGGCTCGGCCCAGGTAGCCCACCGCCATGCCAATTTTATTATCAACCAAGGGGGAGCCACCGCCACTGATGTTTTCCAGTTGCTGCACCATGTCCAAACCCAAGTTTGGCAGAAATGGTCCCTACGGCTGGAACCAGAGGTGCGGATCCTGGGCAACTTCCCGACCCTGCTGCCCACGTTCTAG
- a CDS encoding YbaB/EbfC family nucleoid-associated protein produces MAGKGFGFSLGKMKELTDAFKKAQQVQEGAKQLQEELEAMEIEGQAAGGLVKVYLSGNQEPLKVEISPDVLGEGAEVLSDLVAAAMKDAYAQSTATMRERMEELTSGLSIPGL; encoded by the coding sequence ATGGCTGGAAAAGGATTTGGGTTTAGCCTGGGCAAAATGAAGGAACTGACCGATGCCTTCAAGAAAGCCCAGCAAGTGCAGGAAGGAGCCAAGCAACTCCAGGAAGAATTGGAGGCGATGGAAATTGAAGGACAAGCGGCGGGAGGTCTGGTGAAGGTGTATCTCAGCGGTAACCAAGAACCCCTGAAGGTGGAAATTTCCCCTGATGTGTTGGGGGAAGGGGCAGAGGTGCTGTCGGACTTGGTGGCAGCGGCCATGAAGGATGCCTACGCTCAATCCACCGCCACGATGCGGGAACGGATGGAGGAACTCACTAGTGGTCTGAGCATCCCTGGCCTGTAG
- a CDS encoding low molecular weight protein-tyrosine-phosphatase gives MTQKLLFVCLGNICRSPSAENIMNHLVAEAGLSQQIRCDSAGTASYHVGSSPDRRMAAAAQRQGITLTGSARQFVVEDFETFDLILAMDRDNYDNILRLDRQNQYGDKVKLMCNFCRTHPDKEVPDPYYGGTEGFNYVIDLLLDACGGLLDTLPKIWV, from the coding sequence ATGACCCAAAAACTCCTCTTTGTCTGCCTGGGCAATATTTGCCGATCGCCCTCGGCGGAAAATATCATGAACCATCTGGTGGCCGAAGCGGGTTTGAGCCAACAGATTCGCTGTGACTCCGCCGGTACCGCCAGCTACCACGTTGGCAGTTCCCCCGATCGCCGCATGGCCGCCGCTGCCCAACGCCAAGGCATTACCCTCACCGGATCGGCCCGCCAATTCGTGGTGGAAGACTTTGAAACCTTTGACCTGATCCTGGCCATGGATCGGGACAATTATGACAATATTCTGCGCCTCGATCGCCAAAACCAATACGGCGATAAGGTCAAACTCATGTGCAACTTCTGCCGCACCCACCCCGACAAAGAAGTCCCCGATCCCTACTACGGCGGCACCGAAGGGTTCAATTACGTCATTGATTTATTATTAGATGCCTGCGGTGGCCTGTTGGACACCTTACCGAAAATCTGGGTCTAA
- a CDS encoding Rpn family recombination-promoting nuclease/putative transposase, whose translation MNFIDPKTDFGFKKIFASEGHEGILISFLNALLYQGQPTIESLEILNPYLSPAIAGRKETYLDIKARLGDGSLVIIEMQLMKVKAFEKRIVYNAAKSYTLQLGKGQGYNSLKPVIALTLTDFVLFPDHDAVVSSYSFRSDDDGTPYYDPILRLVFVELPKFHKSLENLDSLADNWLYFMTAAPDLQDIPDPMGQIPAMEDAMIMASRANLNVEELESIEAEERFWMDQAGILQLATEQAIERGVAQGLEQGLERGLEQGLERGLEQGLEQGLEQGLEQGLEQGLERGLEQGLERGRQAEKLEIARQLLRVMTVEEVAQITGLTVTDVETLRQ comes from the coding sequence ATGAATTTCATTGACCCTAAAACCGACTTTGGCTTTAAGAAAATCTTTGCCTCTGAGGGCCACGAAGGCATCCTGATTAGCTTCCTCAATGCCTTGCTGTACCAGGGCCAACCCACCATTGAATCCCTAGAGATCCTGAACCCTTACCTCAGTCCCGCCATTGCCGGACGCAAGGAAACCTATCTGGACATCAAGGCCCGTCTGGGGGATGGTTCCCTGGTGATCATTGAAATGCAACTGATGAAGGTCAAAGCCTTTGAAAAACGCATTGTTTATAATGCGGCCAAATCCTATACCCTACAGTTGGGTAAAGGTCAGGGCTACAATAGCCTCAAACCCGTTATTGCCCTCACCCTCACGGATTTTGTCCTTTTTCCAGACCATGATGCTGTCGTGTCTTCCTACTCGTTTCGATCGGACGACGATGGCACCCCCTACTATGACCCCATCCTTCGCTTAGTCTTTGTGGAACTGCCCAAGTTCCATAAGTCCTTAGAAAACCTGGACAGTCTGGCGGATAACTGGCTCTATTTCATGACAGCAGCCCCCGATCTCCAGGACATTCCAGATCCCATGGGCCAGATCCCCGCTATGGAAGACGCTATGATTATGGCCAGTCGTGCCAATCTCAATGTGGAAGAGTTGGAGTCGATCGAAGCTGAAGAACGCTTCTGGATGGATCAAGCGGGCATCCTCCAGTTAGCCACCGAGCAAGCCATAGAACGGGGTGTAGCCCAGGGACTCGAACAGGGACTCGAACGGGGACTCGAACAGGGACTCGAACGGGGACTCGAACAGGGACTCGAACAGGGACTCGAACAGGGACTCGAACAGGGACTCGAACAGGGACTCGAACGGGGACTCGAACAGGGACTGGAGCGGGGGCGACAGGCAGAAAAGCTAGAAATTGCGCGACAGTTACTGCGGGTGATGACCGTGGAGGAAGTGGCCCAAATCACCGGCTTAACGGTGACAGACGTGGAAACCTTAAGGCAGTAG
- a CDS encoding O-linked N-acetylglucosamine transferase family protein produces MNPTPFLQNLAQQYQHWDTEQLQPKNPDFAQILAQVPGMTTANVQQLLNGAVAGLGEDEIYCEVGTYLGSTLIGALWQHPQVMAYAVDNFAEYNPDGSNYAQLAANLERFGLEDQVYFFDQDFEEFFADLRQLEDPPKIGVYFYDGAHDYRSTLMGLLLVTPFLADQALIILDDYNWQSVQQAAWDFMASHPQCQSLLELHTPIARYPTFWNGIHVLAWNRHQPQIVDPGLLQQKRQQTLITDLYNLQMQEQAAEQVKGLYFEAMHWQKAQEWERAIEAYQRYLEQRPQEGQAWLNLGNLYLIQGEIDRARPCWQQAAMQGIEHPSLYLNEGNCLVAEGQIGAAIAMYRQGLQPFPDSEDLQANLRLTEAIQGNPGPFYEKEGDRHFHDRRYPQATQAYGIALTYGATALSPPDPTAGTRYTPSESLYSRLYHCLSQPGVSGDPVAVLREGFSRYPQSEELAFHLVTRLLQGAAPDALTVIQQVAQAQPDSFTLRLFQTLAVPLLYDSPAEMQHHLQRYRSGIQHLLATLDLSTPGAIEAAYQGINRFSNFYLTYQGCNLVAEQRQYGQLVQRIVAAKYPNFCQPLTLPPVTDKIRVGYCSHYLHSYSGTLWLTGWLKYADRSRFEIHCYYTGHKPDAVTEFFRHHSDHFHHLPDQYEATAQQIRTDHLQILVYPELGMHPPTIALAAQRLAPTQCTAWGHPLTSGLPTVDYYLSSELMDSPQAQSHYTETLIRLPHLGIAYPPPQIPNPLPKSRADFGLSDSDVVYLCCQAPFKYLPQYDYLLAAIAQAIPGAKLIFIRADGLKPRLNRTFSALNLNIDDHCRFLPVQPRLDYLALNCLADVYLDTIGFTGGNMTLDALACGLPVVTLPTEQMRGRLSWAMLQRLDVTETIADNEAHYVDLAVGLGCDPQRRNALRQKISQTSAVLFDDVATVEALENFYVSQVGDSRP; encoded by the coding sequence ATGAACCCGACCCCTTTTCTCCAAAATCTGGCCCAGCAATACCAGCACTGGGATACGGAACAGTTGCAGCCGAAAAACCCGGATTTTGCCCAGATTTTGGCCCAGGTGCCGGGGATGACCACGGCGAATGTGCAGCAGCTGCTCAATGGGGCGGTGGCGGGGTTGGGGGAGGATGAGATTTACTGTGAGGTAGGGACTTATTTGGGATCGACCCTGATCGGTGCCCTGTGGCAGCATCCCCAGGTGATGGCCTATGCAGTGGATAATTTTGCTGAATATAACCCCGATGGCAGTAATTATGCCCAGTTAGCCGCGAATTTAGAGCGCTTTGGGTTAGAGGATCAGGTTTACTTTTTTGATCAAGACTTTGAAGAATTTTTCGCCGATCTGCGGCAACTGGAGGATCCCCCCAAAATCGGGGTCTATTTCTATGACGGTGCCCACGACTACCGATCGACCCTGATGGGCCTCCTCCTGGTCACGCCCTTTTTGGCTGACCAAGCCCTGATTATTCTGGACGATTACAACTGGCAGTCGGTGCAGCAAGCGGCTTGGGATTTTATGGCTAGCCATCCCCAATGTCAGAGTTTGCTGGAGTTGCACACGCCGATCGCCCGCTATCCCACCTTTTGGAACGGCATCCATGTCCTGGCCTGGAACCGGCACCAGCCCCAAATTGTTGATCCCGGTTTGCTCCAACAAAAGCGCCAGCAAACCCTGATTACGGATCTCTATAACCTGCAAATGCAGGAGCAGGCAGCGGAGCAGGTCAAGGGGCTGTATTTTGAGGCGATGCACTGGCAGAAGGCGCAGGAGTGGGAGCGGGCGATCGAGGCTTACCAGCGCTACCTAGAGCAGCGGCCCCAGGAGGGACAGGCTTGGTTGAATTTGGGCAATCTTTATCTGATTCAGGGAGAGATCGATCGGGCGCGGCCCTGTTGGCAACAAGCAGCCATGCAGGGGATCGAGCATCCCAGCCTCTATTTAAATGAGGGCAATTGCTTAGTGGCGGAGGGGCAGATTGGGGCGGCGATCGCAATGTACCGCCAGGGACTCCAGCCCTTCCCGGACTCCGAGGATTTACAGGCGAATTTGCGGCTAACTGAGGCCATTCAAGGCAATCCAGGGCCATTTTACGAAAAAGAGGGCGATCGGCACTTCCACGATCGACGCTACCCCCAAGCGACCCAAGCCTACGGTATTGCCTTGACCTATGGGGCGACTGCCCTCAGCCCCCCTGATCCAACCGCTGGCACCCGTTACACCCCCAGCGAAAGCCTCTACAGCCGCCTTTACCACTGCCTCAGCCAGCCCGGAGTCAGTGGGGATCCCGTGGCTGTGTTGCGGGAAGGGTTCAGCCGTTATCCCCAGTCGGAAGAACTGGCCTTTCATCTGGTGACGCGCCTGCTCCAGGGAGCCGCCCCCGATGCCTTGACCGTGATCCAACAGGTGGCCCAAGCCCAGCCCGACAGCTTCACCCTGCGCCTGTTCCAAACCCTGGCGGTTCCCCTGCTCTATGACTCCCCCGCCGAGATGCAGCACCATCTCCAGCGCTATCGATCGGGGATCCAACACCTCTTGGCCACCTTAGATCTGAGCACCCCAGGGGCGATCGAAGCCGCCTACCAGGGCATTAACCGCTTTAGCAACTTTTATCTCACCTACCAGGGCTGTAACCTGGTGGCAGAACAGCGCCAATATGGGCAATTGGTGCAGCGCATCGTTGCAGCGAAATACCCCAACTTTTGCCAGCCCTTAACCCTGCCGCCGGTCACCGATAAAATTCGAGTTGGCTACTGTTCCCACTATCTCCACAGCTACAGCGGCACCCTCTGGCTGACGGGGTGGTTGAAGTATGCCGATCGATCGCGCTTCGAGATCCATTGCTACTACACCGGCCACAAACCCGATGCCGTCACCGAGTTTTTCCGCCACCACAGCGACCACTTCCACCATCTCCCGGATCAATACGAAGCCACCGCCCAGCAAATCCGCACCGATCATCTCCAGATTCTGGTCTATCCCGAACTGGGGATGCACCCCCCCACGATCGCCCTGGCAGCACAGCGCCTTGCCCCCACCCAATGCACCGCCTGGGGTCACCCCCTCACCTCCGGCTTGCCCACGGTGGACTATTACCTGTCCAGCGAACTGATGGACTCTCCCCAAGCCCAGAGCCACTACACCGAAACCCTAATCCGTCTCCCCCATTTGGGCATCGCTTATCCCCCGCCCCAAATCCCCAACCCCCTGCCCAAGTCCCGCGCCGACTTTGGCCTGAGCGACTCCGATGTGGTCTACCTCTGCTGTCAGGCTCCCTTCAAGTACCTGCCCCAATATGATTACCTCCTGGCCGCGATCGCCCAAGCCATCCCAGGGGCTAAATTGATCTTCATCCGCGCCGATGGCCTCAAGCCCCGCCTAAACCGCACTTTTTCCGCCTTAAACCTCAATATCGACGACCATTGCCGCTTTTTGCCCGTCCAACCCCGTTTAGACTACCTAGCCCTGAATTGCTTGGCGGATGTCTACCTGGACACGATCGGCTTCACCGGCGGCAACATGACCCTCGATGCCCTAGCCTGTGGTCTTCCGGTGGTCACCTTGCCCACGGAGCAAATGCGAGGGCGGTTATCCTGGGCGATGCTGCAACGACTGGATGTGACGGAGACGATCGCCGACAATGAGGCCCATTATGTTGATCTGGCGGTTGGGTTGGGCTGCGACCCACAGCGGCGCAATGCACTTCGGCAAAAGATTAGCCAAACCTCGGCTGTATTATTTGATGACGTAGCCACTGTGGAAGCCCTAGAAAACTTTTATGTGTCTCAGGTGGGTGACTCCAGACCTTGA